One region of Populus trichocarpa isolate Nisqually-1 chromosome 4, P.trichocarpa_v4.1, whole genome shotgun sequence genomic DNA includes:
- the LOC7461233 gene encoding phosphatidylinositol/phosphatidylcholine transfer protein SFH3, producing the protein MADTMSGPLDRDIKGGLEKSDAEYSEDDRKTKLGSLKKKAISASNKFRNSLTKRGRRHSRVMSIAIEDNLNAEELQAVDAFRQALILDELLPSKHDDHHMMLRFLRARKFDIEKAKQMWSDMLSWRKEFGADTIMEDFEFKEIDEVLKHYPQGYHGIDKEGRPVYIERLGEIDANKLIQVTTLDRYMKYHVQEFEKTFNVKFPACSIAAKKHIDQSTTILDVQGVGLKQFTKTARELIGRISKIDGDNYPETLNRMFIINGGPGFRLLWSTVKQFIDPKTAQKIHFLGNKYQSKLLEAIDASELPEIFGGTCTCADKGGCMRSDKGPWNDPDILKMVHNGEAKCHRKTFSGIHEKGISEDDQPCIKKNISFSKEVTVDAADYGHPKNHVEHAILSPVPESPLSKRCSSDQDYENSIPMVKRTIDTAWPTPLNNRDGLSKECPPVHGACKAQGGSTQILNGILTVVMGIVTMVRISRNMPRKLAEVAAYGSQVYYADEMAKSHVLAAPSISTSEYKNIMLRMAEMEEKLCVLSSKPQAMPAEKEEMLNAAIKRADSLEQELSMVKTALEDAVAKQQELLAYIEKKKKKKSIFGF; encoded by the exons ATGGCTGATACTATGTCTGGACCGCTTGATCGAGATATCAAAGGGG GTCTTGAGAAATCCGACGCTGAATATTCCGAGGATGATAGGAAGACCAAGCTTGGATCATTGAAAAAGAAGGCAATTAGTGCCTCGAACAAGTTCAGGAATTCTTTGACAAAGAGAGGCCGGAGACACAGTAGAGTAATGTCTATTGCAATTGAAGATAACCTTAATGCTGAGGAATTACAGGCAGTGGATGCGTTTCGCCAAGCACTTATTTTGGATGAACTACTACCCTCTAAGCATGATGATCACCATATGATGCTAAG ATTTTTAAGGGCCAGGAAATTTGATATTGAGAAAGCAAAGCAAATGTGGTCTGATATGCTCAGTTGGAGGAAGGAATTCGGTGCTGACACAATCATGGAG GACTTTGAGTTCAAGGAAATCGATGAAGTCTTGAAACACTATCCACAAGGATATCATGGAATTGACAAGGAAGGAAGACCAGTTTACATTGAAAGACTGGGTGAGATTGACGCTAACAAGCTTATACAGGTCACGACATTGGATCGGTATATGAAATACCATGTACAGGAGTTTGAGAAAACCTTCAATGTCAAGTTTCCGGCCTGTTCAATCGCAGCAAAGAAACACATTGATCAGAGCACCACTATTTTGGATGTGCAAGGAGTG GGGCTTAAGCAATTCACCAAAACTGCAAGGGAACTTATTGGCCGCATTTCAAAGATTGATGGTGACAATTACCCTGAG ACCTTAAATCGGATGTTCATCATCAATGGTGGTCCTGGATTCAGGCTTTTGTGGAGCACTGTTAAACAGTTCATTGACCCCAAGACTGCCCAAAAAATCCAT tttctgGGTAACAAATACCAGAGCAAGTTGCTTGAAGCAATTGATGCTAG TGAGTTGCCGGAGATTTTTGGTGGTACCTGCACCTGTGCCGACAAGGGTGGTTGTATGCGTTCTGATAAGGGTCCATGGAATGATCCCGACATCTTAAAG ATGGTTCACAATGGTGAAGCCAAATGCCACAGGAAAACATTTTCAGGAATTCATGAGAAGGGAATCTCCGAGGATGATCAGCCATGCATAAAG aaaaacatttctttcaGCAAAGAAGTAACTGTTGATGCTGCTGATTATGGCCATCCAAAGAATCATGTAGAACATGCAATTCTTTCTCCAGTTCCTGAA TCTCCCTTGAGCAAGAGGTGCAGTAGCGACCAAGACTATGAGAACTCCATTCCAATGGTGAAAAGGACCATCGATACTGCTTGGCCTACACCATTGAATAATAGAGATGGGCTCTCTAAAG AATGCCCCCCAGTGCATGGTGCTTGCAAGGCTCAAGGAGGGAGCACTCAGATATTAAATGGGATACTGACTGTTGTGATGGGAATTGTCACCATGGTTCGCATATCACGCAACATGCCTAGGAAACTTGCTGAGGTTGCTGCTTATGGCAGTCAAGTCTACTACGCTGATGAGATGGCTAAAAGCCACGTGCTGGCAGCACCATCCATCTCTACTTCTGAATACAAGAACATCATGTTGCGCATGGCTGAAATGGAAGAGAAGCTGTGTGTTCTCAGTTCAAAACCTCAAGCCATGCCCGCTGAGAAAGAGGAAATGCTGAATGCTGCGATCAAGCGAGCAGATTCCCTAGAGCAAGAGCTATCAATGGTCAAGACG GCACTTGAGGATGCCGTTGCAAAACAGCAGGAACTCCTAGCCTACatcgaaaagaaaaagaagaaaaagagt atttttggattttga